One window from the genome of Dermacentor silvarum isolate Dsil-2018 chromosome 5, BIME_Dsil_1.4, whole genome shotgun sequence encodes:
- the LOC119453391 gene encoding solute carrier family 22 member 15: MCAIGGKMLASASLTLVWIFAAEVFPTLYRTVGISACLVGTRVGSSVAPFLLELRTYLSDSIPMITLAAAAVFASSLMLLLPETLRVTLPDTIRESKQLGNSRKAGKDVSSKDTAIDSKLQLAGCQPTALDNDINH; encoded by the exons ATGTGCGCCATCGGTGGGAAGATGCTGGCCTCCGCCTCGCTGACGCTGGTGTGGATCTTCGCGGCCGAAGTGTTCCCGACATTGTACCGGACGGTCGGAATCAGCGCCTGCCTGGTTGGCACCCGCGTCGGCTCTTCTGTGGCCCCGTTTCTGCTGGAACTG AGAACCTACCTGTCTGACTCGATCCCCATGATCACTCTGGCAGCCGCTGCCGTGTTCGCCTCCTCGCTGATGCTCTTGTTGCCGGAGACACTACGGGTTACGCTACCGGACACGATACGCGAGTCCAAGCAGCTGGGGAATTCGAG GAAAGCAGGCAAAGATGTCTCCTCTAAAGATACTGCGATCGACTCGAAACTTCAACTTGCGGGGTGTCAACCAACCGCGCTGGACAATGACATCAACCACTGA